Proteins encoded by one window of Clostridia bacterium:
- a CDS encoding phosphatase PAP2 family protein — MFAKGDFYIQVIALTLNDNGIKKMLNFIIIIFAILVGISRTYVGVHYFSDVIPGWTATSVWMLGFACRTKYLIEWV; from the coding sequence ATGTTTGCAAAAGGAGATTTTTACATTCAAGTTATAGCACTGACTCTAAATGACAATGGTATAAAAAAGATGCTAAATTTTATTATTATTATATTTGCAATATTGGTAGGGATTAGCAGAACTTATGTGGGAGTGCATTATTTTAGCGATGTAATCCCGGGCTGGACGGCTACATCAGTGTGGATGCTGGGATTTGCTTGTAGAACCAAATATTTAATAGAGTGGGTTTGA
- a CDS encoding peptidase U34 yields the protein MCDTVALFCRDGSGRSFFGKNSDREPGEPQIVYFSKDAVDEFKSRPYIEASPKYIKGPFLALKSIFDKFDNKYSALISRPVWMWGAEMGVNQFGLSIGNEAVFSKAKVSDDALLGMDILRLALHNCKDAKQAVSFITRLINEYGQGGDGGYRGSLKYHNSFIIKDFDQGYILETCGKHWALKEIRDVAAISNSYSITDDFCKADLETDRPYNFKARHENKLVSFFTKGDYRRNYAYNYLKSNDGNLKCIMSLLRSHISPSQKMKKGMKSICIHPGTFIKSETTSSMIVDYINDIFIVWFTGCSHPCVSLFKPIVFSDGKTAQGFDDMDFSIEYCKNATDLSRVLVKNYSLFLNNIKPIRDKYQSDFKQTIYQNIYAKEPEQLIFESEKCIAMESEYVDQVKQMI from the coding sequence ATGTGTGATACTGTGGCGTTATTTTGCAGGGATGGAAGTGGTCGTTCTTTTTTTGGCAAAAACTCAGATAGGGAACCTGGAGAACCTCAAATAGTTTATTTTTCCAAGGATGCTGTGGATGAATTTAAGTCAAGACCATATATTGAGGCCTCACCTAAATATATCAAAGGTCCATTTTTAGCTCTCAAATCTATCTTTGATAAGTTTGACAATAAATATAGTGCATTGATATCCCGTCCTGTATGGATGTGGGGAGCAGAGATGGGGGTAAATCAATTTGGTTTATCTATAGGCAATGAAGCGGTTTTTTCAAAGGCAAAGGTGTCTGATGATGCCTTGCTAGGTATGGATATATTGAGGTTGGCATTGCACAACTGTAAAGATGCCAAACAGGCTGTAAGTTTCATTACAAGGTTGATAAATGAGTATGGACAGGGAGGGGACGGTGGGTATAGAGGCTCTTTGAAGTATCACAATTCTTTTATAATAAAAGACTTTGATCAAGGGTACATATTAGAAACGTGCGGTAAACATTGGGCACTGAAAGAAATTCGTGACGTTGCAGCCATATCAAATTCCTATTCCATAACAGATGATTTTTGTAAAGCGGATCTTGAAACTGACAGGCCCTATAATTTTAAGGCAAGGCATGAAAATAAATTGGTCAGTTTTTTTACTAAGGGGGATTACAGAAGAAATTATGCTTATAATTATCTAAAGAGCAATGATGGAAATTTGAAATGTATCATGAGTCTCTTAAGATCCCACATAAGTCCAAGTCAAAAGATGAAGAAGGGCATGAAATCTATCTGCATACATCCTGGTACATTTATAAAGTCAGAAACTACCTCTTCCATGATAGTAGATTACATAAATGATATATTCATAGTATGGTTTACTGGTTGTTCTCATCCTTGCGTGTCGCTGTTTAAACCGATAGTTTTTTCTGATGGCAAAACAGCTCAAGGCTTTGATGATATGGATTTTTCCATCGAATATTGCAAAAACGCAACAGATCTATCAAGGGTATTGGTAAAGAATTACTCCTTATTTTTAAATAATATTAAACCTATAAGGGATAAATATCAATCCGACTTCAAACAAACCATATACCAGAACATATACGCTAAAGAGCCTGAACAACTTATTTTTGAAAGTGAAAAGTGTATTGCTATGGAAAGTGAGTATGTGGATCAAGTAAAACAGATGATATAG